The Girardinichthys multiradiatus isolate DD_20200921_A chromosome 23, DD_fGirMul_XY1, whole genome shotgun sequence DNA segment CTTGCATATGGCACACCAGATTCCTTAGGGATGACATTTTGTGACTTACCCTCATTGGAAGAGGGTGTCAATGATTGTCTGCCGTCTGCTCAACTCAGCAGCGTTTCCCATGAATCTTTTAGCCTCCCACTTAAACGTGCCattacttgtgaacaagacaaaGATACCTGACCTCTGCTGGACCCAGAGCCTCGCCGAACCTGCAGGAAAATGCAGTTTTACACATTGTTCACACATCTCTTATATCTCTGGTAAAACAtaagacatttattttctgtttattttgttaacCTTCAGATCAgacaggtaaaaagaaaaaacagctgGTTGTAATAGACATTCTTGCATGTTTCTCATttgcatttatgttttttccaATGCCCATTTTGTGTTCAGAGCCCCAGCGTTACATATTTAGTATTATTTAAAATCCCAGATTTCTTTATTCCcttaaataaagaaatctggGATTTCTTTATTTAAGGGAATTGTTATGATCTCGACCAGCTTAAGCTGTGACCGCAGCATGAAAatcaacagaaaaagaaaattgtacaCATTTGACTGTCAGATGTTATAATTGCTTAAGGCTTAATTTTTACTCTTATAATCAAGTAGGGTAACATGGGGTTAAAAATGATTTAGAAATATGCACATATTGTTTTGCTCTTGCTAAAAATCATAAAAGTTGGTAAACACTTAtccaaagaaaatacaggaaaacAAATATGTCCTCTGAAAAAGTTTAATAGCCAGTTTTTCATGAGAAAACCAAGCGTAACATAAAAGCAACTCGATTACAGCTAAGCTATGTCATGATATGTCTGTCTCAATAATGATTAAAGGTGTGATAATGCaacattaaatcagatgtttaGCTGGTAAAACTCCACAGATTAAGAGTATTACCAacattttctacatttctgcaatacaacaaaaatacatttagagaTGCAGAACAAAACTTCAATAACCAGAATTCAAATTGAGATAATCAGTCTCAAATCTGTAGTCCTGCTCTGTCTTCTTGTTGTGGACGGCTCATCCGACCCGTGTCGAACAACCCACTGACATCAGGTGCCGACTGCGTCAAGTGCAAAAAGTTACAAATATACATAAAACTGATTTCCAGCAAGTTTTagaaacatcagaaaaaaacaaacaatccaAAGTCAGGTTTGCCATCACAgaagcaaaatgtttaaaacgaCACATCCAGTCTGATTGAGTGAGACTAGTCATTGTCTGAACCTTTGGGAGGGTAAAATGTCAATATGTCTTGGAAGTCATGTCCATACGGTCGAAGTCTGTAAACTCCAAACATCATGACCTGCATCTGGTTCGGGGACATGGAGCTGAATGTGATGGCCATGTCGGAGCAGCAGCCCTTCACCACATTGTTGGGGTTCTGATCCATGCTTTCAGATATCAAGTTGTCCACGCTTCTGCTGTTGAACAGGCCCTTTCCATGTACGTCTTCTCCATTCTCTGCAAACACTCCTGTGAATTTGAGACACACGGCAAGCTGCTTGTCTTCACTCAGCTTCCACAAAGCGCTTTGTCTTTCTGGACATTTGTCCTCGTCCTGGAATACGTTCACCAGCCTCTTCAGAGCTTCATAGCTGAGAACAATGCCGCCGTTGAACTCCACATACTCCAGCTCCCCGGACTTCACTGTCTTCCCCAGGTAGAACGGTTGCTCTGGATTTTTAGTGAGCACAAGATACTTGAGGTTCTCGATGATTGCGAAGGTGGAGGGCTGTGCCACAAAGAACCAGCGAATGTTGCCGGCGTTCTCATAGGCATGCTTCAGAGCTTTATGCAACCTCGCCCAGTCATCTTTTTCATTCAGGTCTATCGCCTCGAGCGCCTTAGAGGACTCCGAGGTGTAAAACTCGGCCTTGTCACAGTGCTTGGTCCAAGTGTCCAAAGCTGCGGCCCAGTAAACCAGGTTTTTGGGCTGGACCATGATGACACAAGAGATCTGGAGTTGGTTGTTCAGCTCTTGCAGTCTGCTCTCAGAGAGCTGTTGGAGCTCGTCTTTGCTTGCAGCCTTGACGTGATGATGATGGTGGTCCTCCGTCTTGGACTCAGTGATGGGGCTGAAACTACCCAGCAGTGACAGCACCAAGCAGAATACGCCTCCCAAGACCATCCCCTTCATGAAGGAGCCTCGCTCGGACAACATGTTGGCAACAAGGCTGGACAAGAGAgacaaactgtttttattccTCATTTCAGATGAAGCACTGATGAACAATCTACCACATTATATCTGCAGCTGAGGTCCCAAGAAAAGGTGCTTTTCTTAGTTCATGTCCAGAATTAATTAAAACTGCTTCTCAAACATATTTTCCTTATGTGTTGAAAAACTTCCAGGATAAACTTACCCTGCATTCACTACTCTCACTtcaaaaaacttgaaaaacaacttaaaaaattaGTATAACTACTTTAAATTCATTTTCCAAATAAGCATTTGGCATATTTatgatttttcttattttacttttttttttaatcaattattgtgatgtttttattcttcttaaaaTTTTTGTATCTGATCTTGTCCTGGACTCCTTGGCAAATCTCAGTTTACAGTCTATTTAAAGAgccaatattagcatatttaagACCCATAAAATCAGTAAATACTGAAagtatgaaacataaataaatcaaaatttctacaaagtactacatttaaacatttaaagtgaTCTTTTAATGtgatcaacatgtttcttctgactggaagtaatattaagcTTTAGAAAGGCCCAGCAAGAGTGCTGACTTGAAtatgatagagaatctgtgaagggacctaaagattagggtgatgacgaggaggccttccaaccgcaaagacttggagctcctTGCAAAAGATGATCTGTCAAGAAATACCAGGGAATCCTGCAAAATCTGGTCAGCTATTAAAAGAAGGTTTTGTTGTAATACGAATATAGGCTATTCCATTGTTTATTAGGAAATGTAAAAACGTCTCCAAGCTACTACTGTTGGACAACATTTCTTATGACGTCATTGTCTTCActgggaaaacattttaatctggCTTTCCAGTtgtaaccttttttttctttgaaaataaaaagttggaaaaataCTCATATTTACTCTAAATTAAACGCATTAAGTAAAATTCAAAAGTAataatttacattaaaatgataaagtaCTTTTCAAATCATGAATTCAATGCTTTGGTGCTTTTGATTTATGTAGGGTAAAGGTTTAGACAGtcagacaaaacacaaacttgagGATGTTGAAATTTTGTGGCTATTTATGTTAATTTACCTTTCAGAAGAGAAATGAACAAGCAAAACAGTCTTATAGCATCATGGTAAGAAACACTCAAGTAATAAAATGTGAGTAGTAAAAAACAGCGTACGTGACGAACTTTGTACCTCGACAACAAAAGATTTTTAGAACCATTGCTATGACTCTGTAAAGAAAGCCGCAAAGATTAAGACCAGGATATACAAGTATTAGGCAAACATTTGCTAAACAAACTAAAcctttcattaataaaaaggAAGTTCTTTCTTTATAAACCAGGCTGCGTGTCTTGTGAGAAACTAGTCACTGCTTTCCCAGTATTCAACAGTTTTAACTGGTTGAGGTTTCAAAGCTgctaaaaggtttattttcatacttcctacagtttaaagtaCTTTAAATGACATGCCAGCGAAAGCGTCGGAGCAACCAAAGTTTTTCTGGCTGTATGGAGCAGCGTCCATCCCCTACCTGTTGCTGCATACTGCCAGTTAGCTGGCTAAAAGAAGGCTACTAAATTATTACaacaataaacacattattatGAAATACATGATGACTACTACTATTAAATTTAGTAGTACTCAAGACAATGCATTAAACtaagtaaataaatgttacataataataatttattaatctgcttcaaaatgttattattaatCTGCTTCAAAATGTTATCAGCAcaatattttttgttctttgtctGCTTCATTTAAATGCAGTAAAAtcgtgttttatatttttgttttaaattcttgtGTTATTTTCATGAAATATTTACGGAAAGTTTTCATCTCATTTTGTCCAGTGAATAGTAAAAAGAAGCTGACACAAAGGCATCTGTGCAcggtaaaacaataaaacactatAAGGTTTTTATAACAATTTATACGTTCGTAAGAGAGGTTAAAAATAAGCATCGGGTGTTGTCTGATGAGAAGATTAGGAAATGAATGTTGCTTATCAATCAggttactgaaataaacctGTAAATCAAGTAATActcaaaataaactttataaTACTGGGCTTGTCTATCACCACACAGGCGTcataaagaagaaacaaaaagttaaaatgttcattttataaagaaacAATCAgtctaaatgaaataaattcaatATTTTGCTAATAATTTTGATTTACTGGATTTGGCAGATTATAAAACTTGGAAACTACTTTTTTTTGGCTTCtaaattacaaattattttaggAGGTAACATGTCAATTAAATTCATCTTAAGTGCGTACTGTAAAAATCAAcgtttaataaaaagaaaaaaaaaatcacatttaaactgaacgttttatttttagtttagcCCACGCTTGACCTCTTTGACGTGTCCTTAGTTCAGGGATAAAAATGCTAATAAAACATTGCagacatattttagattaaactagtattttttgttttcttttacatttagatTAGCAGCTCTGAGAAGCTAGCAGGTAACTTTAAAACACCAACTGAAGTCGCTcagacagacaggcagctgTCTGCTAACAGCTAGCTACTGATTTCTAAACCCAGGCTAGCTCACGGCTTTCATCGGCgacatgaatttaaaaaaaaaaaggaagatttATTATTTCTACAGTACCTCGGCCGATTATTCCTG contains these protein-coding regions:
- the c1galt1c1 gene encoding C1GALT1-specific chaperone 1; translated protein: MLSERGSFMKGMVLGGVFCLVLSLLGSFSPITESKTEDHHHHHVKAASKDELQQLSESRLQELNNQLQISCVIMVQPKNLVYWAAALDTWTKHCDKAEFYTSESSKALEAIDLNEKDDWARLHKALKHAYENAGNIRWFFVAQPSTFAIIENLKYLVLTKNPEQPFYLGKTVKSGELEYVEFNGGIVLSYEALKRLVNVFQDEDKCPERQSALWKLSEDKQLAVCLKFTGVFAENGEDVHGKGLFNSRSVDNLISESMDQNPNNVVKGCCSDMAITFSSMSPNQMQVMMFGVYRLRPYGHDFQDILTFYPPKGSDND